A window of the Planococcus citri chromosome 4, ihPlaCitr1.1, whole genome shotgun sequence genome harbors these coding sequences:
- the LOC135843463 gene encoding uncharacterized protein LOC135843463, with the protein MRTNGALLGKCTSKRVSMIGTVQVVLPNNMAFNILSGDSFNITVNLKEPLTENVTGLVEVHGIAKGPSTIECDYYILFPVELAKTYDATVDNEAVNLGYHIANAWH; encoded by the exons ATGAGGACCAATGGTGCTTTACTGGGAAAATGTACATCGAAACGTGTTAGCATGATTGGAACTGTCCAAGTT GTATTACCGAATAACATGGCGTTCAATATTCTATCCGGTGATAGTTTCAATATAACAGTCAACCTGAAAGAACCATTGACAGAAAACGTAACTGGATTAGTCGAAGTTCATGGAATTGCCAAGGGTCCGTCAACCATTGAGTGTGATTATTATATACTATTTCCAGTCGAGTTAGCTAAGACATACG ATGCAACTGTAGATAATGAAGCTGTGAATCTAGGATATCATATCGCCAATGCCTGGCACTGA
- the LOC135844859 gene encoding serine/threonine-protein kinase polo-like, which translates to MTSLIRDSDNNTYVKENYLGKGAFSKSYILKREDQTYCGKFIARDKHHLEKQLDSIQEFKILSKLSHKNIVNFVKCIETPRNFCLITEYYPNKSMFELIQRRGKLTIYEVRFFCKQLLSALKYLHDNNVVHRDIKPQNMLLDEKMNLRLSDFGMAVLCPKTKTIYKRHIYGTPNYISPEMITKSVFRYNYKVDIWAVGCFLYHMYTGRTPFRGKDEKVLYNNIQNCLFYLPTDMPETLSSLIQRIFQKDPDNRPNARQILSSEFFKNGFTPNSLPISALVEKPKFIVTYKEPKAVKKVEVIDSKFCENKCYRRCLKHYENYISQLINKPNTKYNDDKSRAFHHEIEYPMLNPFVWITKVVKNNKYKHIGYELNDGTKGVLFEDKTVLALLPNQRNLYYVTLDKQVKFYTISKHSTTLKDKLSILKHIFNVNIGSETSTVQNNIFENKDWLPMLPYLLSYYETTKYFILLLSNGLYEVISKIDDLKLILCTKTNGFSILSDSGKLKTYDLNSLLDFDYPEYLHKNLEITYSSLKRVLTKNECFACKKELEAKC; encoded by the coding sequence ATGACATCGTTGATCCGAGATTCAGATAATAACACGTACGTGAAAGAAAATTACTTGGGCAAAGGCGCTTTTTCGAAATCGTATATTTTGAAAAGAGAAGACCAAACTTACTGCGGAAAATTCATAGCCCGGGATAAACATCATCTCGAAAAACAACTCGACAGTATCCAAGAGTTCAAGATATTGAGTAAATTGAGCCATAAAAATATCGTAAATTTCGTGAAATGCATTGAAACTCCTCGTAATTTCTGCCTAATTACCGAGTATTACCCGAACAAGTCGATGTTCGAATTAATTCAACGACGAGGTAAGCTGACTATTTACGAAGTTCGATTTTTCTGCAAGCAGTTACTATCAGCTTTGAAATACCTTCACGATAATAACGTGGTACATAGGGATATCAAACCTCAAAATATGCTACTggacgaaaaaatgaatttaagatTATCGGATTTCGGTATGGCGGTATTATGCCCCAAGACGAAGACAATTTACAAACGTCATATTTACGGTACACCGAATTACATTAGCCCAGAAATGATTACGAAATCTGTTTTCCGCTATAATTACAAGGTGGATATTTGGGCTGTAGGATGTTTCTTGTACCATATGTACACCGGAAGGACCCCGTTTCGcggaaaagatgaaaaagttttgtacaacaatattcaaaattgtttattttatttgccTACCGATATGCCCGAAACGTTGTCGTCTTTGAtccagagaatttttcaaaaagatccCGATAACAGGCCGAATGCCAGACAAATACTCAGCAgcgaattcttcaaaaatggtttcACTCCGAATTCGTTACCTATCAGTGCGCTGGtagaaaaaccgaaatttatcgTCACTTATAAAGAACCAAAGGCAGTCAAAAAAGTAGAAGTTATTGACagtaaattttgcgaaaataagTGCTATCGAAGGTGCTTGAAACATTACGAAAATTATATTTCTCAGCTCATCAACAAGCCAAATACCAAGTACAACGATGATAAATCTCGAGCATTCCATCACGAAATAGAATACCCTATGCTGAATCCGTTCGTATGGATTacgaaagtagtgaaaaataacaaatataAACATATAGGATACGAATTGAACGACGGTACCAAAGGAGTATTATTCGAAGATAAAACTGTATTAGCTTTACTACCGAATCAACGTAATTTGTACTACGTAACGCTCGATAAACAAGtcaaattttataccatttcgaAGCATTCGACAACGTTAAAGGATAAATTATCTATATTGAAGcatatttttaatgtaaatattGGCAGCGAGACGTCGACGGTGCagaataatattttcgaaaataaagaTTGGTTGCCGATGCTGCCCTATCTGCTATCCTACTACGAAACCACGaagtatttcattttgttgCTGTCCAACGGCTTGTACGAGGTAATATCAAAAATAGATGACTTGAAGTTGATACTGTGTACGAAAACCAACGGCTTTTCAATTTTGTCTGATTCCGGGAAATTAAAAACCTACGATTTAAATTCTTTGTTAGACTTTGACTATCCAGAGTACTTgcacaaaaatttagaaatcacTTACTCTTCGCTTAAACGAGTGCTTACCAAGAACGAATGCTTTGCTTGTAAAAAAGAATTGGAAGCAAAATGTTAA